CCTTTTGTCTGAACTTTGTTGACGATCTTTCCTGTTAGTCATGGAAAGCTTGCGGTCGCTTTTTCAAGGCCATTCGTCAATGTGCCAATAATTGCTGGGTATCAGAGCATCATTCACTGCAAAATAAAAGCCTAAAAAtttgtatatattttttagaGCTATAAGATCAACtgtctacggccatacccaggcgaaaacaccagttcccgtccgattAGTGCAGTAAGTAAAAACGTCTGAGGGCTTCGTTAGTACTACGGTTGGAaacaacatgggaatccggaATGCTGTAGGTTTTCTGCaattcttgttcttttgtatGCAACCATCGCCTTGCTGTCGTTTTGATCGCCATGGTCCTTTGACTTAGTGATACTAGTGGATGCGGAAAATGCAATGATTACTCTTGATTCAATAATTAAAAGTCTTACTAGTcttattaaataaataaaaaggatcAAGGATTAAGAGCGTCAAACGAATAAATAACAACAAGCAATTGAACCAAACTATGCAGGTACAATGACAATACCATCCAGTGATAACCACCCTTCTTATTCAATGTCGAAGAGATGAAGTGAATCAAGAAAACGGCCGCCATTTAGGAGCATTAGTCATGCAAAAAGCATTTTAATATATATGCAGGAAAGAAATAACCGAAACATAAGCATAagcataaacataaacataaagcATGCtggagaaaaaacaacaagacCGGACAttataataaacaatgctTTACTTTCCGTATAAATCACTCCCACTGCTTTCAACATCCCTAGACTGACCCGGTTTCTGGCGTAACCCTGGAGATTGCTCAGAATGTTCAGAGGACGGTTGTTTGAAAGTATTATCACTACGATCGTTGAAGCGGTTTTCAGGCTCTGGTGGCAAGCTGTTTAATGGGATACAATTATCATCCGTCAAGTCGTTTTCTATCCGATGACATCCTGAAGCCTAGAGCACTGGTAATTGCAGAAAGTAATATAACGACTAAATCCACCAACACTAAAAGTACCCCATTAGTAAACatatcaaaataaaattccaCCATTTCACTTACATGAACAAACATATAGAAACATATAGAAAGTCATGACGACAAGAACAGCTGCCACAGTAGCTTGAAACCATGTCCATACAGATTCTTTCATCGgttcctttataaaggggacaaggaaaaagtaagaaaagaaaaagtccAATACGATTGAACCAATAAAGCACCAACCAAGCCGAAGAACTTCATTCTCCTGTCTCCGCTTTGCTTCGGAGATTCTCGCAATTTTTGCCGGCCAGAGAATCAACCACAATAATGCCGTCAAGGCATTTcgtaaaagaataaagaatccGCTTCCTTGTGCCATGTTGGTAGACGCTTCTTGATGTCTGTTTTCTGAGTACGGAGGTGCATgacctttttccaagtcgTCTAGATGAGAATTCAAGATTTCATTGTACCGTGGCAGTTCACCGTCAAACGTTGCAAGAGTGCCCAAGCGAGGAACGTCAGCTGAATCAGCatcttttagctttttgtatttgtttttttcagtcattttctgaaattccttcaaaacctACTCAAACAGGCAGTAAACACCCAAATTCATGTCAgaactttcaaaaagtagCACACATCCGATCCGACTAACAAGCTTAATAAAATCTACTTTGTAACAACTCCAAACTACATGAATCGAGTCCACAATGGCAATGGCTAGAGTTTTGCAGAGGTGAAGCTGTCATCCACCCTCTCTGACACACATACCGATAGCTAGTAAGCGTACGCTattctatatatatttacaatgaatGAACAGTCCGAAatcgcttttgtttgtttctatcGTGTAATCAAGATAAAgtagaataaaaagaaagatgtACTTTTCAGTACAAATGCTGTTCGTGACAGTTTAAACGTTGCTTTTCCAGACTTCCGATGGATTTACGAATGCTAAAAGTAAGGCTACGAAAATCCAGTGTTCGAGCTTTTTCCCTGGAGTTCATTAAGCCACGGTCACTGAACCTTCCAATCCCGTGTATATATCATTCAAAGCAAACAGCATGGTTGTTTTGCCAAatgttcctttgtttacattttgtaataaacgacgactcttttggattataaGAATACAGAAAGTCGCAATGGGGATGAACGTTAAATAATCGTAACGAGGATGTGACCAGTCAGTGACATAATGTCGCAGCTTTATAAATTGAGACATGCGAAAAGCCATtaccaagattttttcaaactcgcatctttggtttttaaGGGAAAAGTTGtgttgaaaaatttgtttgtttttaacgTAAGGTCCAATTcctatttttgaaagatctGTGAAAACTGGGGCCAGTTCCTACGGACTTTTCTTGGTGATTAAATAGTTGATTTCGTTTAGAGGGTAAATATCGGTGTTATTTTGGGCTCTGAttgccattgtaaatatgaaaaacaaatatactcCTATTTCGGATTCTGATGACTCTTCCAATacgctcaatgatgaaaaggcaGATACGCATTCTTCAGATGGTACGCCTCCTCCGTATTCAGGTAAGATTagttgaaatagaaaggaaaggttGATTCTTTGGGTGCGTGtttaaaagattttggTTAAAGGGAGTTctgatggaagaatcatgtttatttatttgttggGTTTGAAACTAATAACCTTGTCGATAACTGTCAACAAACAGGGCGAATACCTCTATcctttcacaaacaacGAACTATTTACTAATACATCCATTAgcttcaaacaaatttataGATCTAGAAATAGCTGATGGATCCGCTCAGAATTCCGCCCAAGATACTGTTAATAATACTAGGTCGAGTTCGATGGATAAGTGGCAGATAATAATGtacttgttgttttttacttcttttgtgtatattatattttatgcTATTCTTCTTGTGTTATTTTTCACTTCCAAGGTTTTTGTGAATGCACAAACCCTTTGGGGGCTTTCTGCTGGCTGTGCAGCATCCTTTGCATTGTTTCTGTTTGGTAAGTTAGCGctatattttatttttaatgatcTAATAAGTATTAGCAATCACTCAAATGCCTAAAGAATGGTTCCCGCAGGCCAAACAAGGGCTCACACAAGCTGGGAGAGCAACCAAACAGTTTTGGTGCAATATGTGCATCGCAacattatttttactaCCTTTGga
The nucleotide sequence above comes from Schizosaccharomyces osmophilus chromosome 3, complete sequence. Encoded proteins:
- the wtf37 gene encoding wtf meiotic driver (syntenic with wtf16 in CBS 15792), with amino-acid sequence MKNKYTPISDSDDSSNTLNDEKADTHSSDGTPPPYSASNKFIDLEIADGSAQNSAQDTVNNTRSSSMDKWQIIMYLLFFTSFVYIIFYAILLVLFFTSKVFVNAQTLWGLSAGCAASFALFLFAITQMPKEWFPQAKQGLTQAGRATKQFWCNMCIATLFLLPLDVSLFIVYYKTKRLIGFETVDFYCYVFIIFLDIALLPLCTTNADAREQLGLIVVDLKNGIGSGINGLGSGINGLGNGINGLGNGIGNAVDHMFGTNRRDEAPPNEEIELQPLAEQSAEV